CAAGTTTTTGAAGTTCCAGAAATGGCCGCATTGCGCCATTTGTCCATCGGCAAATTCGGCCCAACTGGACCAACCGCTTTCCAAACGTGACACTCCTCACACGATGAGGTTTTATCGGCGAGAAGATCCCTCTGCGGCCGGAGAAGGTTCGGGTCGGTACGAAGCGGATTAGGGTGTTTTGATCGTGGACAGACGTGAGGCCCCTTGTGAAGCTGCACGAAGCCGGCCGGGAAAAATCCTCTCGATGACACCGAAAGCCGTACAGAACCGGCGCGCCATCGAACGAGATCCGCGCCCACCGGCAGAACCGGTCCCGCGCTCCACGACGGAAAACTGCAGCACCCGACGACAGATACGTACAACCTCGCACCCGGGGCCTTGCGGCGCTTCGCCACCCGGGAGGAGCACGTACGGGTGCTCCGGCAGCGCAAGAAGCCGCCGGAGGCCGCGGAGAGCGACCGGGAGACGGCGCTGCCGGGCCCGGGGCGCGGCCGTCCAACCAGCGCTCCCGCCGGACGAAGCCCACCTTCGAGCGACTGCGGCTGCCGGGCCGGGCCGGGCCGGGCCGGGCCGGGCCGGGCCGGGCCGGGATGGAACGGGCGGGCGGGATGGAGCGGGCGGCCGGGCCGGCCCCGGTGCGGCGGGAGACCGAAGAGGCGGGGGCAGGGGCGGGGGCGGCGCGGTGACGGTGGCGTGGAACGCGCGGTGGTACTGCGGGAAGTGCGGCACCGAGGACCGGGCGGACTTCGAGGACGGCTGCCGGGTGGTCTCGGGCCACGTGGGCGAGGAGGAGCCGGCGGCGCGGACCGGAGAGGAGAGGAGGTGAGGTGGTGTGGGCCGGAGAGGAGGCGAGGTGGTGCGCGATCAGGCGCATCGGCCGGCGCCGGCGCGGCGGCGGCGGGTGCCGCGCCAGGCGCGGGGGCCGAGGACGGAGCAGATCGGGGCGGGCCCGGCGGCCGCGCGGGACCGGGAGCGGCAGTTTGGCCGGGACGAGCACGCGGGGCCGGCTGCGGCGTGGGAGTTCGCGAAGTGGCAGCGGATCGACGCCCCGGTGCGCTCTGGCGGTGCGAGGGCGGTGTACGACGCCGCCCGCGACGAGCAGGCTCGGACGTGGCCGGCCGAGCAGGAGCAGCGACAACAGGACGCGCGGCGGGCCCGGCAGCAGCGCGCAGCGCGGGAGCCGGTGCCGCCCGTGCCGCCGGCGGACCGGGTTGCGGGTGGAGGTGGTGGTGCCGGACGAGGCGGGCGAGGCGGGGGGCGTCTGCGGGCGCTGGCAAAGGGGGCTGGGGTGGAGCGCGGAGCGGGTGCCGCAGGTGCTGGCCGCACACGCCTGCCTCGACAGCGACGGCCCGGTCCACGTCCCCGCGGTGGCCATCACGGCGCCGCCACCCGGCCTGGAGGCGCACCGCGAGCGCCCGCCGGCGGTCTACCGGGAGCGGCCGCGGTACGGGCGCGAGGACTACGGCGACAGCTACGGCGAACCGGTGCTCGACTGATAGCGGCCAGCAGCAAGCGGCGGGGCCTCCACCGGCCGGTGCAGGCCCCGCCGCTTCCGCTGTGCAGCCCCGTGGGCCGATCGGAAAATCTGCTGCCTGGTGCCTCTTGATCGGCCGTCTCACGCCCCTACGGTTCCCGCCACGGATAGGGAGAGCGGCAATCGGCCGGCCTGTCCGCAGCCCGTACCGGTCGTGGAGAAGGAGTTCGGGATGGACGAGCGCAGGGCCCCGCGGGGCCTGGAAAGCGGGCCCGGCGGGCCGAGGTGGGACGGCGTGGAGCGGCGCGGCGCCGGACGCAGGCGGGCAGCGGAGCGGCGGCGGGAGGCATGGCGCTCTCCCGACCGACGGCCGGGCGGGGACGCCGGTGGCCGGCTCCAAAAACGGCGAGCGATCAACGGGCAACGGGACCGGGCACCCGCCGGCCGGGAGCGCCCGGCCGACGGCGGGCCCGGAGAAGACCCGCCCCAACGGGCAGCGGCCGGAACTCATGACCACAGCCTGGCCTACCGCCGGCGAACCACCCACGCCCGTCCCGGCCCTTCGCGGCCTGCCTGGTGCCGGCGGGCTGGGTGCTGCTACACGGTGGAGCCGGAGTCGTCCGCGGCGCGCGTCTTCGGTACCGGCCCCGCGGCCGTGTCCCCGCCGAACAGCCACGGATCCCCGGGGCGCTGCGGCTTGCCGAGGACCGGGCGCACCACGCAGCCGTCGTACTCGTCGGGCCCCACCAGCACCGCCCCGGCGGCGTGGAGTTCGTGCATCGAGGCCCGCAGTTCCGCGGGGGCGGCCGGATCGCCGTCCGAACCGCTGAGCACGCCGGCGAGTTCGGCGACCGGCAGCCGGGTGATGGTGTCGTCGGTGTGGCGTACCTGCAGGACGCCGCTGTCGACGGCCACATCGAGCCACAGTGCCTGCACCGGTACCTGCGAGCCGTAGAAGGGCAGCAGGCGCTCGATACGGCGGGCGGTGTCCACGGCGCCCGCGCTCATCCCCTCGACAGGGATCGCCTTGGCCCGGCCCGGCACGGGAACGATCCACTGGTCGTAGCCGGGTGGCTGGAGCTGCTGCAACGTATACCCGCCCACAGCCCTCTCCCGACGCGGCTTACCCGGTTTCTTACGACCCATCCCGCTGTCCTCCCTGCTCGACGTACAACGGCCGGGCCATTGAACACCATCTGTGACCGGACAGTCCTGCAGCGTAGCCATGCACCCGCAGGACAGCCCCCCAACCAGCACAGAGACGGCGGCAGCGGCAGGGACCGGCACAGGAACAGACGCGGTGGACGGGGGCGGTGGACGGGCCGGACGGGGAGGGGGGCAGGGGCAGGGAGCGGGCAGCGAGGTGGCCTTCCGTCGGACGCGGGCAGGGGCGGACGCGGCGGCCGGACCCGACACCCGGGCGGCCGCCCGGACCCGGCCGCCCTTCCCCTTATCCACCGCCTGCCAGCCCTGATGAGGGTCCCGGTGGCTTTAATCACGAGTTGTGGTTCTGGCTCAACTTCCGTGCTCTGAACACGGTGAATAATGCTGGAACGGCGCGAACCAGTGTGGTTCACCGGCTACCTGCCTGGGGTTTACACGGCTATCTCCAAGATCTGCCGACGCGAACACCGACGGCCCACCTCGGGCTCCCGGCCAGCCGGGCCGTCCTGAGGGGGCCACCGTAGCGAACGAGCTACCGCGCAGCAGGCCTACGGGCCAGCCTAGCCAGCGACCCGATCACAGCGCAGAAGACGATTGGCAGCACGACGAGGAGCAAGGACGCGAGCGCCATCGAAGCAAACACGTCAACCGTAGCGGGCCCTTTTTCCATCGACTCTGACGACTCGTCGGAAACTACGGCGACGGCGGACGTCATCAGCACCTCCCCGAACGCCAGGAGTACCAGTGCGGTCCAGCGGCCGCGGAAGGCGAGGAGGAAGCCAGGGATTGTCGAGGCAATGCCTACTAGCAGGACCGCGGACATCACGTACGTGCCGGAAATTCCCCTCCACTCGATCAAGCTGGAGACCCCCAGCACGGTCCCCGATAGGGGGACCCAGATCGCGACAAACATCATCGCTACGCGCTCAGAGCGGCGCTTTCCTTCTGTGCTTCGAACTGCGGACGGCACGATTCTTCTCCATTTGGCCCAGCGGGCTTCTGGCAGATGGTAGCGGCGACCAGGCCGGTGGAGGAAGGTTGGAACCTTCCTCCACCGGTACTCACTGACGGTCACCGCGTCACGAAAGTTGAGCCAGAACCCGAGTTTGGGAGGCACCCCGAACCACGGACGGGTGATGTTCACGAGTTTCGACGTCACCGGGGTACTTGCCAGGCCCGCATCGGGAGTGCTCCTGGTGAAAGACCCTGGTCATGCCGAAGATGTCGAAGGTCGAGCTGTACGCCGCGATCCGGCGCGACCACCGCGGCGGCATGAAGCTGCGCGAGATCGCGCGCAAGTACAACGTGTCGTGGCGGACGGTCAGGAAGGCCGTGGACTCGGTCCGGCCGGAGCCGCGGAAGAAGCTCCCGCCCAGGTCGAGCACGATGGACCCGTACAAGGTCGTGGTCGACGGGATCCTGCGGGCTGATCTGGACGCGCCGCGCAAGCAGCGGCACACGACCACCCGGGTCTTCCACCGCCTGGTCGCCGAGCACGGCGCCGAGGTCTCCTACCAGCAGGTCCGCCGCTACGTCGCGGACCGCAAGCCGCAGATCCTGGTGGAGTCGGGCAAGGCCCCGATCGAGGCGTTCGTCCCGCAGACGCACCAGCTCGGGATGGAGGCCGAGGTCGACTTCGGCGACGTGACGGTGAAGCTGGCCGGCGAGCTGGTGACCTGCTATCTGTTCTCCTTCCGGCTGTCCTACTCGGGCAAGGCGGTGCACCGTGTGTTCGCCTCGGCTGGGCAGGAGGCGTTCTTCGAGGGCCGCGTCCACGCGCTGCGGGTGCTGGGCGAGGTTCCGCGGAGCAAGGCCCGCTACGACAACCTGAAGGCCGCCGTCGCCCGGGTGCCGGGACTGAAGCCGGGCCCGGATCGTGGCCGACCGGTGGATCGCCTTCAAGCCGCACTTCGGGATCGAGAGCTTCTACCGCCGGCCCGGCATCGAGGGCGCCCACGAGAAGGGCGGCGTCGAAGGGCAGATCGGCTACTTCCGGCGCAACCACTTCGTGCCGGTGCCGGAGGTCGGGTCGCTGGCGGAGCTGAACGAGCTGGTCGAGCAGTGGGACCGGCACGACGGGCGGCGCCGGATCGGGGCCAGGGCGAGGACGGTCAACGAGTACTCCAAGGACGAGCGAGCGCGGCTGCTGCCGCTGCCCGAGGACCCGTTCGAGACCGGGCGGGTGTTCACCCCGCGGGTCGACCGCTACGGGCAGATCCCGGTCCGCACCAACCGCTACTCGGTGCCGGTCCGGCTGATCGGCAAGCGGGTCCGGGTGCTGCTGCACGCCTCCCACCTGGTGGTCTACGACAGGAACGTCGAGGTCGCCCGGCACGAACGGCTGATCGCCAAAGGCGCCTGCCGACTGGACCTGGACCACTACCTGGAGGCCCTGGTCCGCAAGCCGGGTGCCTTCCCCGGCGCGACCGCGCTCGACCAGGCCCGCTCCGCCGGGAAGTTCACCCCGGTCCACGACGCCTGGTGGGCCGCAGCAGTCCGGGCCCACGGCCACACGGAGGGCACCCGGGCGCCGATCGACGTGCTGCTGCTGGGCCGCCACCTCCCGCACGAGCACATCGTCGCGGGCCTGGCCACCGCGCTGCGGGCGGGGGCGCTGACCGCAGACACGGTCGCCCTGGAGGCCCGCAAGGCCGCCCAGGTCGAGGACGAGCCCGTCGTCGAGGTCCCGGCCCCGAGGCCGGTTGCCGGGCCGGGGGCCGGGACGGTGACGTTCCTGCACGAGTGGAAGCTCAACCACCTTCCGCAGGACACCAGGCCGCTGCCCTCAGTGACCCACGACGACCAGTTGCTCCGGCACCGCCGCGCCGGCGGCGGTGGCCTGCGAGAGGGAGAATCGCCATCACCGCCATGCTGCCCCGCCAGCGGAACTTGACCGAGCAGGCCGCGACCACGGCCATCGACACCGCGTGCCGGCTGCTGCGGCTGCCGTCGATCCGCAACGAGTTCGCCGACCGGGCGGTCAAGGACCAGATGGCCTACCGCGGCTTCCTCGCCGAGCTGCTGATGGCCGAGTGCGACAACCGCGGATCAGCGCCGCTCGGAGCCGCGGATCAAGGCCGCCGGGTTCCCCCGCGACAAGTCGCTGCGGACCTTCGGCTTCGACGCCAACCCCAGCATCGGCCCCGCCGTGATCAACACCCTCGCCAACTGCGAGTGGATCAAGAAGAGCCGGCCGCTCTGCCTGATCGGCGACTCCGGCACCGGCAAGTCCCACATGCTCATCGCCCTGGACACCGAGGCCGCCATGCAGGGCTACCGGGTCCGCTACACGCTCGCGACGAAGCTGGTGAACGAGCTGGTGGAGGCCGCGGACGAGAAGCAGCTGAACAAGACCATCGCCCGCTACGGCCGTGTCGACCTGCTCTGCATCGACGAACTCGGATACATGGAACTCGACCGCCACGGCGCCGAACTCCTCTTCCAGGCCCGCACCGAACGCGAGGAGAAGAACAGCGTCGCGATCGCCTCCAACGAGTCGTTCGGAGGCTGGACGAAGACGTTCACCGACCCGCGGCTCTGCGCGGCCATCGTCGACCGGCTCACCTTCAACGGCACCATCATCGAGACCGGCACCGGCCCCTACCGCCTCGCCACCACGCGAGCCCGAGCCGAACAAACCACTGCCGGCTGACCTGCCTGCGGCCCGCCACCTCGCCGGGAACGGGCCGCACCACCGGCATCCTCAGCCGACCGTGAAGCCACCACGGCCCGCCGTCTCGCGGAGCCAGCCGAGCCAGTCACACCACAAACCATCGGTCTCCAGCTCTGCACGCACATCGGCTGACGCCTCCTCATACCGGTTCAGCGCCTGCATGATTTCTTCGCCGCCGACCAGCCACGGACCGTTGCTCAGCAGCTTGAACTCCGGAATCCCGACCTTTCCCGGGACGGTCTGGGCCGAAGCGGCACGCTCGGCCGCATTGAACGCATCTCTCCGAGCCTGGCCGGCCGACCGCCAGTCCTCCATGTCCTTGAACGGCCACACAGGAAAGGGCTGATGCCCTGCCTGATAGGACATGCCAGAGCGACGCAGCCCGTCCCGGCAAACCGCCATCCCGGCGATGTTCAGATGGAACTGGAACGGCCCCGCGAGCGAGAAGTACGACTCCGAACAGTCCGGGATGTGATCACACGGCAGACCATTGGCAATGCAGGACTCCCACCGACACCGCGCTTCCGCCACGGCTTCGGGCAGCTCAACCCACTCCAGCTCATAGCTCATAAGTTCCCCCATCGAGCAGTTCAACACAGCCCGCACAGGATGCCACGCCATGACGTCCCGAAGCGATCAAGAATCAGCTTCCGCTACGGCCGGCCACAGCAACCCTGCCGCCAAAACCCGTGAACACCCGCTCACCCGATGATCACCAACCACTACCCGAACGCACAGACAAACGCTGCCCCCAAAAGCGAACCAAGCCACCCCGGAAAACGGCCAGGACTACTCACGTCCCCCGCCCGCTCCGGTGTTCAACTGAGTGGGGAGTTTCCGTGAGCGCCGAGGCCCCCGATCCCCGGCTCCGTCTCGACGCCGTCCTGCGTCCGGGCCGGGAATCGACGCGGATCACAGTGGCCCACCGCGAAGTGGGGCAGGGGGCGGCTGGGGAGGGCCCCTGAGCTGCGCGGTAGGCTCCGCGCGATCATCGCCGACCCGCGCGGGCCGGCCGAGCTGCGCGGGGGTTGTTCGATGACGTTCCGATTGCGCGCCCTGCGGGCGGTGGTGTTGCTGGCAGGCTTCCACCTGATGGGCGTGGGCCTGCTGGCGGCGATGGCCGTACTCGACTGGCTGCTGGTGACGCGGCTGCTCACCGAACAGGCGGCCTGGTTCGAAGGAACCGTGCTGGCCGTCACCGCCCTCCTGGCGGTGACGATCGTCCGGGGCATGGTCACCTCGCTGCGCGCCGGCCGACTCGGCCCGGCACCCGCAGCCGTGGCCATCACGCCGCAGGAACAGCCCCGGCTGTGGGAGGAGGTCCGCGCCGCCGCCCGGGCGGCGGGGGAACGCGCACCGGACGAGCTGTTCCTGGTCGCGGAGGTCAACGCGGGCGTCGCCGAACACGGCCGCCTGCTGGGACTGCTGCCCGGACGCCGCCGGATGTCCCTGGGCCTGCCGCTGCTAACCGGGCTGACCGTCCCGCAACTGCGCGCCGTCCTCGCGCACGAGTTCGGCCACTTCGCCCACGGGGACACCCGGCTCGGCGGCCTCACGATGCGCGGCCGGGCAGCGCTCGTACACACCGTCCGGGCGTTCGAGACCGGTGACACCTGGCTCCACCACCCGGTGGGCCGCCTGTATACGGCGTACGCCCGGATGTTCCTACAAGCTTCGCACTCCACCGCCCGCCGGCAGGAACTCGTGGCCGACCAGGTGGCCGCCCGACACGCCGGCCGCGAGGCGACGGCCGCCGCACTGCGCGCCACCCAAGTACTCGAAGCCGCACACCGCCGCTACCTGGCGACATACGCCACCCTGGGTGAGCCGCTGGCCGCGCTACCGCCGGTGGGCGAGGTCGGCGGCGGCTTCCGCCACCTGCTCGCCGCCCGGAGCACGCAGCAACTCGCCCGGCTCGCCGCCGAAAGCCGCCCATCACGCCCGCACCCCTACGACTCCCACCCGCCGACCCCGGAACGGATCGCCCTGATCGAGGCACTACCACCCGGCGACGACAACCAGCAGAACCGACCGGACGGACCGGACGGACCGGAGGCGCTGAGCTTGCTGCGCGAGCCGGACCGACTGTTCGCGGCACTGGAGGCGCGCACCCTGCCACCGGAGGCTTCGACGATGCGGCGGATGAGCTGGGACGACCTGGTCCTGGCCCGGGCCGTCGCCGACGCCGACGACTGGTCCCGCCCCCTGCGCCTCGCCGTGGCCAGGACACTGCGCTCCTCGGAGCCGGACGGAGAACTGCCCGGGCTGGAGGAGATACTCGACGCCTTCGACCGCGGTCTGCTGTGGCCGGAAATCGCCGACCGGATGCCCAAACCACCCCAAGCGGCACGGCTGACCGGGCAGTCGGCCCGCAACTTCCTGCGGCCCAGGATCTTCGACGCGCTCGCAGGCCTGGTCCACCTGCGCCTGGTCGCCCTCGGACAGGCCACCGCGGACATCGCATGGGCGGGACAGCCCGGGCTCGCCCTGCCCGAAGCATGGGAGAAGGGCATGGACGACGCCCTCGACGCCGCCACCGCCGACACACCCGACACCACACCCCTGCGAACCCTGCTCACCTCACACACCCCCACACCTCCCCCATAACGCCACCAACAACTCCACCGGACACGACGGCCCCTGCACACCACACCCGCCTACGCGCCAACACCCCACAAAGGGGCGGGAAAACACGCGAGCAGGCCCGAGGAACACCACCACCCGCAGACGACCCGGCACGGCACTGCGGCCCAGAACCTCCGCACACGAGCACGCCGGGCACCTTGCCTAAGCAAAACACGCGACCCCGACACCCCACGCAACATCCTCCGCCACCACGAAACCGGCCACCAACCTGCATCCCAGGCGCCGAACAGCAACGCAAGGCCCCCCGAACAGCTGATGCACATAGCCAACACCCATGAGGACCGGCACGAACGAACGGGTGGCTCTCCCGGGTGTCCCCGGAGGGCCCGGCGACCCAGCGGAGCCGGGGTCCTGATGGTGGTGCGCCTGGCCGCGACCTGGCGGAAATAGCGTTGCTCACACCCCTGGCCCTTGTGACACCCTGACCGGGTGTTCAGTGCGCTCTACCCCACCGGTCTGACCTGGGACGAGGTCGACCCCGTCGGCCACCCTTTCGACCCTGCTTCGGCGGCGCAGGTGGTCCACTCCCTCGGCCCCGCGCGGCGGGTGCCCTCACGGCTGGACCCCAAGCTCGATCTGACCAAGGTCAACTGGGCCTGGGAGGTGGCCAAGCCCTGGTCCGATGCCATGACGCACGCACTGATAGAGCACTACGGTCGATGGGCGGCGGGGTGGCGCTGGTCCCTCGGCGAGGGGGACGTCGACGGCGGTCCGGTCGGGAACTGGTGCTGCGGGTTGCACTCGATCACCACCCCGGAACAGACCCTCGACCGCGTCGTGGCGGCGCTGTGCGAGTGGCGTGACTGGCTGGAGCGCCTCGCGGAGTGGTTCGAGGCCTATCCCCTGGCCCCGGAGACCCTGGTGGCGGACCGGATCCTGTGGGAGCGCGCCGCCCGGAACCTGATCCTGCAGGTGGCCGACTGGACAGGCGCTGAGAGCGGCTGGTACGGACACTGCCAGCAGGTCCTGGGCTGGTTCCTCAGCTACTGGGGTGTCGCCCCCGAGTTGGCAGAGCGGCTGGTGCAACAGGCGGTCGGCGGCCGGTTCAAGAGCTGGACCGCGCCGGACGCCGTCTTGGCGGAGGGCGTCTCCGAGCGGCTCGTCGGCCCACTTCGCCCGCAGGACACCCACTGGTCACCGGACCCGATCGAGCTCCCGGACCACCTGGAGCGCTGGCTCGCGGTACGCGAGAGCGTGCCGTGGCCGGACCGCGAGGACAGCACGGACAGTGGACCGGCGACCGCTGCCCGCGACGGCGCGGTGGAAGACTTCCGCTCCTTCGACGCCGCAGTGGACCCCGCCCGCGCCGCCGGCCTGCTCACCGCGCTGGAGCT
The window above is part of the Kitasatospora sp. NA04385 genome. Proteins encoded here:
- a CDS encoding M48 family metallopeptidase, with protein sequence MTFRLRALRAVVLLAGFHLMGVGLLAAMAVLDWLLVTRLLTEQAAWFEGTVLAVTALLAVTIVRGMVTSLRAGRLGPAPAAVAITPQEQPRLWEEVRAAARAAGERAPDELFLVAEVNAGVAEHGRLLGLLPGRRRMSLGLPLLTGLTVPQLRAVLAHEFGHFAHGDTRLGGLTMRGRAALVHTVRAFETGDTWLHHPVGRLYTAYARMFLQASHSTARRQELVADQVAARHAGREATAAALRATQVLEAAHRRYLATYATLGEPLAALPPVGEVGGGFRHLLAARSTQQLARLAAESRPSRPHPYDSHPPTPERIALIEALPPGDDNQQNRPDGPDGPEALSLLREPDRLFAALEARTLPPEASTMRRMSWDDLVLARAVADADDWSRPLRLAVARTLRSSEPDGELPGLEEILDAFDRGLLWPEIADRMPKPPQAARLTGQSARNFLRPRIFDALAGLVHLRLVALGQATADIAWAGQPGLALPEAWEKGMDDALDAATADTPDTTPLRTLLTSHTPTPPP
- a CDS encoding Fic family protein, which gives rise to MFSALYPTGLTWDEVDPVGHPFDPASAAQVVHSLGPARRVPSRLDPKLDLTKVNWAWEVAKPWSDAMTHALIEHYGRWAAGWRWSLGEGDVDGGPVGNWCCGLHSITTPEQTLDRVVAALCEWRDWLERLAEWFEAYPLAPETLVADRILWERAARNLILQVADWTGAESGWYGHCQQVLGWFLSYWGVAPELAERLVQQAVGGRFKSWTAPDAVLAEGVSERLVGPLRPQDTHWSPDPIELPDHLERWLAVRESVPWPDREDSTDSGPATAARDGAVEDFRSFDAAVDPARAAGLLTALELVRADATRGAVLDFELLRGWQQHVLGTPGPPPLRTRPAFAKGGEERYGIGPDTRTRLDACLAQAADSRLSPAASAARTYLDVCFFHPFDDGNARAALLALLFVLARAGTTLDSVVLIRRFGHRADDPQDALSLCRSIELHLKQNLAAQ